A region of the Exiguobacterium aurantiacum DSM 6208 genome:
ACAACAATTCGCTCGCTTTCTCAAAGTCGACGTAGCCGCCGCTGATGAGACCGCGTTTCTTGCCAATCTGTTCAAGCAGTTCGACCGCATCCTCCGGCAACTCATCCAGTTTGAAGCGGTCCTTCAACTGTTCCGGGTACCGCGCCCGGAGCTCGCGCGCCGTGTACAGGGCGATATCGTCCAAGTTCAAGATTTCGTCCTTGATCGCTCCTGTCGCCGCCAGACGATAGCCGACGAGCTGGTCCTCGAACTTCGGCCACAAAATCCCCGGTGTATCGAGCAGCTCCATCTCGCCGCCTTTCATTTTGATCCATTGCTGGCGCTTCGTCACACCCGGGCGGTCACCCGTGATGGCGATGTTGCGCCCGGCGAGGCGGTTGATGAGCGTCGACTTCCCGACGTTCGGGATACCGATGATGAGAGCACGGATTGGGCCAGGGTTACGGCCTTTCTCACGCATCCGGTCGTGCTTCTCTTTCATGAGCTTCTCGGCACCCGTCATGAGCTGCTTCAAGCCTTTGCTGTGCTTCGAGTCGACGGCGACGACTTCGACGTCGTCACGCTTGAACGCTTTGAGCCAAGCGTCCGTCACGACAGGGTCGGCCATGTCGGCTTTATTGAGCACGATGAGACGCGGCTTGCCCGCCGTGATCTCATCGACGATCGGGTTTCGGCTCGACTGTGGGACGCGTGCATCGACGAGTTCGATGACGACATCGATCAGCTTGATCTTTTCTGTTACTTGTCTTCTTGCTTTGGCCATGTGGCCAGGAAACCATTGAATTGCCAAAAAAACACCACCTTATTCTTCTACCGTCCCGAAGTCGTCTAGCGGCCAGAACACGAAGTTCGTTTTGCCGACGACATCCTCTTTCGAGACGAGACCGATTTCTCGGCTATCTTTCGAGTTTTGTCGATTGTCCCCCATGACGAAGTAATGACCGTCTGGGACGACCGACTCGCCCGTCACTTGTTCGAGCGTAAAGTTCTCGGTGAGCGGGAACCCGTTCATTTGGGCGCGGAAGTCATCCAAGTAAGGCTCCCCGACCGCCTCTCCGTTCAAATAGAGCGTATCGTCACGATATTCAAGCGTGTCGCCAGGGATGGCGATGACGCGTTTGATGTAATCTTTCGATTCGGTCGCATGGAAGACGATGATGTCCCCGCGATCGAGCTCTCCGATATAGTTCGAGATTTTACTGACGATCATGCGATCGGCATTTTGGAGCGTCGGCATCATCGATTCTCCTTCGACGATGACAGGTACAAAGATGAACGTTCGGATCACGAACGCGATGACGAGCGCTACAACGATCGCCTTAATCCAACTGAACACTTCTTTCAACATGCCTCACTCCTCTATCCGTTTGAACTTATTGTACTAGAAAAAAAGAAGCTTGTCGCAAGCGACAAGCTTAATCCCCATCTTAACGACGGATTTCTTTAATACGTGCTGCTTTACCGCGAAGGTTGCGGAGGTAGTAAAGTTTCGCACGGCGGACTTTACCGTAACGAACGACTTCGATTTGCGCGACACGTGGTGAGTGAAGCGGGAATGCACGCTCAACACCTACGCCGTAAGAGATCTTACGGACTGTGAATGTTTCGCTGATGCCGCCACCTTTACGCTTGATGACTACGCCTTCGAACATCTGGATACGCTCACGCGTTCCCTCTACGACTTTAACGTGGACACGTACTGTGTCACCAGGACGGAAAGCAGGTACGTCCGATTTGAATTGTTCTTCTGTGATTTCACGGAACAGTTTTTGTGTGTTCATGAATGTATTCTCCTTTTTCTTCAATGTTCATATCTTCATATGCCCAGGCATCCAATAGCGGAACATCGGTAATCGGCGGGGTTAACCCACATGCTCAAACATAGCATAAATTGTTCAATCGCGCAACGACTCGAGAAACTTTTTATCGGTTTCAGTCAGCCCGGCTTGCTCGAGCAGCTCGGGACGGCGTCGATGCGTGCGCAACAGCGATTGCTCGCGGCGCCACGTCTCGATTTTCGCATGATTGCCCGACAACAGCACGTCCGGCACTTTGAGGCCGCGGAAGTCGGCAGGACGCGTGTAATGCGGGTATTCGAGCAGTCCGGTCGAGAACGAGTCGTCCTCATGGCTCGCCTGGGCCCCTAACACATCAGGCAACAGACGGACCGTCGCATCGATCATGACCATTGCCGCGAGTTCACCTCCGGTCAAGACGAAGTCCCCGATCGACACTTCGTCTGTCGCGAGTTCGTCATGGATCCGTTGGTCGAACCCTTCGTAGTGGCCACATAGGAAGATGAGATGCTCTTCCCGGGCCCACTCTTCAGCGACACGTTGGGTGAACGGTCGGCCCGTAGGCGTCGTGACGATGACACGAGGCCGCGTCTTCTCGATCGCATCGTATGCGTCGAAGATCGGCTGAGGGGTGAGCAGCATGCCCGCTCCCCCGCCGTACGGATAGTCATCGACTTTCTGGTGCTTGTTCGTCGAATAGTCACGGAAGTTGATGTAGTTCACTTCTAGCTGTCCGAGCGTGCGCGCCCGTCCGACGATCGAATGGTCGAGCGGGGCGAACATCTCGGGGAAAAGTGTCAAGACATCAATCTTCATCGTCAATCATTCCCGGAATCGGGGTGATGATGACACGCTTGGCATCCACGTCGATCTCACTGACGACCGACTCGATGTACGGGATGAGCGCGTCCGGTTTATTAGGGCGCTTGATGACCCAGACGTCGTTCGCGCCTGTCTCGAAGATGTCATCGATGACGCCGATGACGTCCCCGTCGACGACGGCCTCGCAGCCGATGATCTCGTGGTAATAAAACTCATGTTCCGGAAGCTCATGCACATGCTCGGCATGGACGTACAGCTTCATTCCTTTATACTTCTCGACGAGGTTGATGTTCTCGAACCCTTTGAACGTGACGAGATGGAACTGTTTGTGCGGACGATACGTCGTCACTTCAAACGGCATCTTCTTACCATCGACATCGAGATAGAGCGTCGTGCCTTTTTTAAAGCGCTCCTCGGGGAAATCGGTGGCGGCGAGCACTTTCAGCTCACCTTTTAATCCGTGCGTGTTGGCAATCTTTCCAACGTATAACCAATCCATTGTATCCCTCCTCACAAAAATAGGCCGACCCCATAAAAGGTCGGCCACAGC
Encoded here:
- the rimM gene encoding ribosome maturation factor RimM (Essential for efficient processing of 16S rRNA) — encoded protein: MDWLYVGKIANTHGLKGELKVLAATDFPEERFKKGTTLYLDVDGKKMPFEVTTYRPHKQFHLVTFKGFENINLVEKYKGMKLYVHAEHVHELPEHEFYYHEIIGCEAVVDGDVIGVIDDIFETGANDVWVIKRPNKPDALIPYIESVVSEIDVDAKRVIITPIPGMIDDED
- the rplS gene encoding 50S ribosomal protein L19 is translated as MNTQKLFREITEEQFKSDVPAFRPGDTVRVHVKVVEGTRERIQMFEGVVIKRKGGGISETFTVRKISYGVGVERAFPLHSPRVAQIEVVRYGKVRRAKLYYLRNLRGKAARIKEIRR
- the trmD gene encoding tRNA (guanosine(37)-N1)-methyltransferase TrmD — translated: MKIDVLTLFPEMFAPLDHSIVGRARTLGQLEVNYINFRDYSTNKHQKVDDYPYGGGAGMLLTPQPIFDAYDAIEKTRPRVIVTTPTGRPFTQRVAEEWAREEHLIFLCGHYEGFDQRIHDELATDEVSIGDFVLTGGELAAMVMIDATVRLLPDVLGAQASHEDDSFSTGLLEYPHYTRPADFRGLKVPDVLLSGNHAKIETWRREQSLLRTHRRRPELLEQAGLTETDKKFLESLRD
- the ylqF gene encoding ribosome biogenesis GTPase YlqF; the protein is MAIQWFPGHMAKARRQVTEKIKLIDVVIELVDARVPQSSRNPIVDEITAGKPRLIVLNKADMADPVVTDAWLKAFKRDDVEVVAVDSKHSKGLKQLMTGAEKLMKEKHDRMREKGRNPGPIRALIIGIPNVGKSTLINRLAGRNIAITGDRPGVTKRQQWIKMKGGEMELLDTPGILWPKFEDQLVGYRLAATGAIKDEILNLDDIALYTARELRARYPEQLKDRFKLDELPEDAVELLEQIGKKRGLISGGYVDFEKASELLLNELRHEKIGRISLETPDDHEMA
- the lepB gene encoding signal peptidase I; protein product: MLKEVFSWIKAIVVALVIAFVIRTFIFVPVIVEGESMMPTLQNADRMIVSKISNYIGELDRGDIIVFHATESKDYIKRVIAIPGDTLEYRDDTLYLNGEAVGEPYLDDFRAQMNGFPLTENFTLEQVTGESVVPDGHYFVMGDNRQNSKDSREIGLVSKEDVVGKTNFVFWPLDDFGTVEE